One genomic region from Flagellimonas oceani encodes:
- a CDS encoding thioredoxin family protein, with protein MRSIFTQICLLFLVFSGLNAQAQDINWISWEEAVELSKTDAQPKKIFVDVYTDWCGWCKKMDKNTFQNPEVSKYMQDNFYMVKMDAEGKDPIEYQGKTFKYVPSGRRGYHELAAALLQGKMSYPTVVFLDEKLNMLSPVPGYQQVEPFMQIAKYFGDNIYKDKDWKSYAGK; from the coding sequence ATGCGCTCAATTTTCACTCAAATCTGTTTACTTTTTCTAGTATTCTCCGGCTTGAATGCACAAGCCCAAGATATCAATTGGATTTCTTGGGAAGAGGCCGTTGAACTTTCCAAAACGGATGCCCAACCCAAAAAAATATTTGTGGATGTGTACACTGATTGGTGCGGATGGTGCAAAAAGATGGATAAAAATACGTTCCAAAATCCGGAAGTATCCAAATACATGCAGGACAATTTTTACATGGTAAAAATGGATGCCGAAGGTAAAGACCCTATTGAATACCAAGGCAAAACATTCAAATATGTTCCGTCCGGAAGAAGGGGCTACCACGAATTGGCCGCAGCCTTGCTACAAGGCAAGATGAGTTACCCGACCGTAGTTTTCTTGGATGAAAAATTGAATATGCTATCCCCAGTTCCCGGTTATCAACAAGTGGAACCCTTTATGCAGATTGCCAAATACTTCGGCGATAACATTTATAAGGACAAGGACTGGAAAAGCTATGCTGGGAAATAA
- the guaB gene encoding IMP dehydrogenase, with the protein MEAHQNKIVGEGLTYDDVLLVPAYSEVLPREVNIQSKFTKNITINVPIVSAAMDTVTESRMAIAMAREGGIGVLHKNMTIEQQALKVRKVKRAESGMIMDPVTLPLNSFVRDAKASMREHSIGGIPIVDDNKKLIGIVTNRDLRFEKNDDRPISDVMTSENLVTVAEGTSLQQAEVILQENKIEKLPVVNDKDELIGLITFRDITKLTQKPIANKDQYGRLRVAAAIGVTADAVDRAGALVKSGVDAIIIDTAHGHTKGVVSILKEVKKSFPELEVVVGNIATAEAAKYLVEAGADAVKVGIGPGSICTTRVVAGVGFPQFSAVLEVSAALKGTGVPVIADGGIRYTGDIPKALAAGADTVMLGSLLAGTKESPGETIIYEGRKFKSYRGMGSVEAMKQGSKDRYFQDVEDDIKKLVPEGIVGRVPYKGELVESMHQFIGGLRAGMGYCGAGDIEALKNNARFVKITSSGIHESHPHNVTITKESPNYSR; encoded by the coding sequence ATGGAAGCTCACCAGAACAAAATTGTTGGAGAAGGTCTTACTTATGACGACGTTCTTCTTGTGCCGGCATACTCCGAAGTACTTCCCCGAGAAGTAAACATCCAATCAAAATTTACCAAGAACATTACCATAAATGTGCCCATTGTCTCTGCGGCCATGGATACGGTGACCGAATCCCGGATGGCGATTGCCATGGCCAGGGAAGGTGGTATTGGTGTTCTGCATAAAAATATGACCATTGAGCAGCAGGCGCTCAAAGTGAGAAAAGTGAAGCGTGCCGAGAGCGGGATGATCATGGACCCGGTCACGCTTCCCCTCAATTCTTTTGTGCGCGACGCCAAAGCGAGTATGAGGGAACACAGCATTGGGGGCATTCCCATTGTGGACGATAACAAAAAACTTATCGGGATCGTGACCAACCGAGACCTTCGTTTTGAAAAGAATGACGATAGGCCCATTTCGGATGTCATGACATCCGAAAATTTGGTTACCGTTGCTGAAGGAACTTCATTGCAACAGGCGGAGGTCATCCTTCAAGAAAATAAAATTGAAAAATTGCCCGTGGTCAACGATAAGGATGAACTTATCGGGTTGATCACGTTCAGGGACATTACAAAACTTACCCAAAAACCAATTGCTAATAAAGACCAGTACGGTCGTTTGCGCGTAGCAGCCGCCATCGGTGTTACCGCTGATGCCGTTGATCGCGCCGGGGCATTGGTGAAATCTGGCGTGGATGCCATTATTATAGATACTGCCCATGGACATACCAAAGGTGTTGTCAGTATTTTAAAGGAAGTCAAGAAGTCCTTTCCGGAATTGGAGGTGGTTGTAGGTAACATTGCCACTGCCGAAGCTGCCAAATATTTGGTGGAAGCTGGTGCCGATGCCGTAAAAGTGGGTATAGGTCCAGGCTCCATTTGTACCACGCGAGTAGTTGCCGGGGTAGGTTTTCCACAATTTTCTGCAGTTTTGGAAGTTTCTGCCGCATTAAAGGGTACTGGGGTTCCTGTAATTGCCGATGGGGGAATCCGATACACTGGTGATATTCCCAAAGCCTTGGCCGCTGGAGCTGATACCGTAATGTTGGGCTCGCTATTGGCCGGAACCAAAGAATCCCCGGGAGAGACCATCATATATGAAGGTCGTAAGTTCAAATCCTACCGTGGCATGGGCTCCGTTGAGGCCATGAAACAGGGAAGTAAGGACCGATATTTCCAAGATGTGGAGGACGATATTAAAAAACTGGTTCCCGAAGGTATTGTGGGACGCGTGCCCTATAAAGGTGAATTGGTGGAAAGTATGCATCAGTTCATCGGAGGACTACGTGCCGGTATGGGATATTGTGGAGCAGGCGATATAGAAGCTTTGAAAAACAATGCCCGATTTGTGAAGATAACCTCCAGTGGTATCCACGAGAGTCACCCACATAACGTGACCATTACAAAGGAAAGTCCTAATTATAGTAGGTAA
- a CDS encoding DUF6686 family protein, which yields MNRSKNGVLTFCDHTKLFQLIYNNLCFELYEWELDALREYIEQLDIPYWEKHLKNWSHQRKIPISVGKKHFIILVNKEEVSEILSLLSFEKQGVELLSHSEIDYQFIEN from the coding sequence ATGAACAGATCGAAAAATGGTGTATTGACTTTCTGTGACCACACCAAACTATTTCAGTTGATATATAACAACCTATGCTTTGAACTCTATGAATGGGAGCTTGATGCACTGAGGGAATACATTGAGCAGTTGGATATCCCCTATTGGGAAAAACACTTGAAAAACTGGAGCCATCAACGTAAAATTCCAATCTCCGTGGGCAAAAAGCACTTCATTATTTTGGTAAACAAGGAAGAGGTCAGTGAAATATTGAGCCTACTATCCTTCGAAAAACAGGGTGTTGAACTTCTCAGTCATTCTGAAATTGACTATCAATTTATCGAGAACTGA
- a CDS encoding hydroxymethylglutaryl-CoA lyase, whose product MQKVKLIECPRDAMQGIKTFIPTDEKVKYIQSLLGCGFDTIDFGSFVSPKAIPQMQDTAEVLAKLDLSRTRSKLLAIVANVRGAQDACEHEAIDYLGFPFSISENFQMRNTHKTIDQSVETLKGILELADAHNKEVVTYISMGFGNPYGDPWNVEIVGEWTERLAEMGTKILSLSDTIGSSTPEVIDYLFSNLIPKYPEIEFGAHLHTTPTKWHEKVNAAYKAGCRRFDGAVQGFGGCPMAKDELTGNMPTEKMLSYFTTEKADSGVNWMVFEAAYNKATELFSVYH is encoded by the coding sequence ATGCAAAAAGTAAAACTCATAGAATGTCCACGGGACGCCATGCAGGGTATCAAGACCTTTATTCCTACGGATGAAAAGGTGAAGTATATTCAATCCCTGCTGGGCTGCGGCTTTGATACTATTGACTTCGGCAGTTTTGTTTCCCCCAAGGCGATTCCACAGATGCAGGATACCGCAGAAGTTTTGGCAAAGTTGGATCTGTCCCGCACCCGAAGTAAGCTTTTGGCCATTGTGGCCAATGTGCGCGGCGCTCAAGATGCCTGTGAACACGAAGCGATAGATTATCTGGGATTTCCCTTTTCCATTTCAGAAAACTTTCAGATGCGGAACACGCACAAGACCATTGACCAATCCGTTGAAACTTTAAAGGGGATATTGGAGTTGGCCGATGCCCACAATAAGGAAGTCGTTACCTACATATCCATGGGGTTTGGAAACCCTTATGGAGATCCATGGAACGTGGAGATAGTAGGGGAGTGGACCGAGAGATTGGCCGAAATGGGGACTAAAATCCTTTCATTGTCCGATACCATTGGCAGTTCCACCCCAGAAGTAATCGACTATTTGTTCAGCAATCTTATTCCAAAGTATCCTGAAATAGAGTTCGGTGCCCATTTGCACACAACACCGACCAAATGGCACGAAAAAGTGAATGCGGCCTACAAGGCAGGTTGCCGTCGTTTTGATGGAGCCGTGCAGGGTTTTGGCGGTTGTCCCATGGCAAAGGACGAACTGACCGGCAATATGCCCACGGAAAAAATGCTGTCCTATTTTACTACAGAAAAGGCGGATTCGGGCGTTAACTGGATGGTTTTTGAAGCGGCTTACAATAAAGCCACAGAGTTGTTCTCCGTATACCATTAA
- a CDS encoding LysE family translocator, with product MHSPLLFLETVNSPILIAFLVSSLALALSPGPDNIFVLTQSIGNGTKSGLATVFGLVSGCLVHTTLLAFGVSEIIKRSDTLFFAIKLFGAMYLLYLAFQVYRSDASILLDKENNPAKSPQKLFWTGFTMNVLNPKVTIFFLAFFPGFLFSDSLSAVVQFYILGFIFMLSALLVFGAIAVLAGKISKYLSRHKKTGVYLKWVQIVVFVGIAVYLFLSEK from the coding sequence ATGCACAGTCCGTTATTATTTCTGGAGACCGTCAACTCACCTATTTTGATTGCGTTTTTGGTGTCTTCCCTTGCGTTGGCCTTATCACCGGGGCCGGATAATATTTTTGTGCTCACCCAAAGTATCGGTAATGGAACAAAATCAGGTCTGGCCACCGTGTTTGGTTTGGTCTCTGGCTGTTTGGTCCACACCACCTTATTGGCTTTTGGCGTTTCGGAAATCATCAAACGGAGCGATACATTGTTTTTTGCCATAAAGTTGTTTGGAGCCATGTACCTGTTGTATCTGGCTTTTCAAGTTTACCGAAGTGACGCTTCCATACTTTTGGATAAAGAGAACAACCCGGCCAAATCGCCCCAAAAACTGTTTTGGACGGGGTTTACCATGAACGTGCTCAACCCGAAGGTGACCATCTTCTTTTTGGCATTTTTCCCCGGGTTTTTGTTCAGTGATAGTTTGAGTGCCGTAGTTCAGTTCTACATTTTGGGGTTCATTTTTATGCTCTCCGCACTGCTTGTTTTTGGTGCCATTGCAGTTTTGGCGGGGAAGATTTCCAAATATCTGTCACGACATAAAAAAACAGGTGTCTATTTAAAATGGGTGCAGATTGTTGTTTTTGTAGGGATTGCCGTTTATCTATTTCTGTCGGAGAAATAA
- a CDS encoding quinone-dependent dihydroorotate dehydrogenase: MYKILIRPVLFLFDPEAVHHFTFRAIKFFSRLGLGGIFRNIFVVDDPRLEREVFGVRFINPVGLAAGFDKDAKLYNEFSDFGFGFVEIGTVTPKPQSGNPKKRLFRLKDDKAIINRMGFNNKGVFEAVEQLKKRHRVIVGGNIGKNKVTPNEDALKDYLICFEALFEHVDYFVVNVSSPNTPGLRELQDREPLTNLLKKLKSQNKKLAKSTKRKEKPILLKIAPDLTDDQLLDIIEIVADTKIEGVIATNTTIERKDLKSHLTLSEEAGGLSGRPLTNRSTEVIRFLADNSRKAFPIIGVGGIHSEADALEKLEAGADLVQLYTGFIYEGPALIKKINKAILAKMD, translated from the coding sequence ATGTACAAAATCCTTATTCGCCCGGTACTTTTTTTGTTTGACCCGGAAGCTGTGCACCACTTTACTTTTAGGGCCATAAAGTTTTTTTCAAGATTGGGTTTGGGCGGAATTTTCCGCAATATTTTTGTTGTAGATGACCCAAGATTGGAGCGGGAAGTGTTTGGCGTACGATTTATAAACCCGGTGGGATTGGCCGCTGGTTTTGATAAAGATGCCAAACTTTACAATGAGTTTTCGGATTTTGGATTTGGATTTGTTGAAATAGGAACTGTAACCCCAAAACCACAATCGGGCAATCCCAAAAAACGATTGTTTCGATTAAAGGATGATAAGGCCATCATTAACAGGATGGGATTTAACAACAAAGGTGTTTTTGAGGCCGTTGAGCAGTTAAAGAAAAGGCACCGTGTAATTGTGGGGGGCAATATTGGCAAAAATAAAGTCACGCCCAACGAGGACGCATTGAAGGACTATCTCATCTGTTTTGAAGCTTTATTTGAGCATGTGGACTATTTTGTGGTAAATGTAAGTTCCCCCAATACGCCGGGATTGAGAGAGCTTCAGGATAGGGAGCCCTTGACCAATTTGCTCAAAAAGCTGAAAAGTCAGAATAAAAAGCTGGCCAAGTCCACGAAGAGAAAGGAGAAACCGATTTTGTTGAAAATTGCTCCGGATTTGACGGACGATCAACTCTTGGATATTATCGAAATTGTTGCCGACACAAAAATCGAAGGGGTCATAGCGACCAATACCACCATTGAACGTAAGGACTTAAAATCGCATCTCACCTTATCCGAAGAAGCCGGCGGTTTAAGCGGAAGGCCATTGACGAACAGAAGTACCGAGGTAATCCGTTTTTTGGCCGACAACAGTAGAAAGGCATTCCCGATCATAGGGGTCGGCGGCATACATTCCGAAGCGGACGCACTGGAAAAATTGGAAGCAGGTGCAGATTTGGTCCAACTTTACACAGGTTTTATATACGAAGGGCCCGCCCTTATCAAAAAAATCAACAAGGCCATTTTAGCAAAAATGGACTAA